A genomic stretch from bacterium includes:
- a CDS encoding alkaline phosphatase, which produces SAARNNCVPTLAEMSRAALNVLRHADDMNNGIFLMIEGGAVDWANHANQMGRMIEEMNDFNAAVGAVIAWIESNSDWQETLLIVTGDHETGYLWGPGSGSPATWNPLIDNGPGALPGFRYYSNTHTNSLIPLFAKGVGSPWLIEFATGSDPVRGAYLDNTDIARVVFGYYDCTLNVELLSFSAEFMGESIELLWTTASEQDNDRFLLSRNGVVIASVPSRGNSATLQHYEWTDTNVLSATEYRYTLTAVDMDGAQFELSASTVSTTPGGSGIAHDYELGQNYPNPFNAVTSIPFTLAEGGRVTLRIYSTTGRLVATAADQTFGPGRQHVSFDARDLASGVYIYSVESNGFTARRKMVLLR; this is translated from the coding sequence AGCGCCGCGCGAAACAACTGCGTGCCTACGCTTGCCGAAATGTCCCGCGCGGCTTTGAACGTGCTCCGTCATGCCGATGATATGAACAACGGTATCTTTCTCATGATCGAGGGCGGAGCCGTGGATTGGGCCAATCACGCCAACCAGATGGGCCGCATGATCGAGGAGATGAACGACTTCAACGCGGCGGTCGGGGCGGTGATTGCGTGGATCGAAAGCAACAGCGATTGGCAGGAAACGCTGCTCATCGTGACCGGCGATCATGAGACGGGCTATCTGTGGGGGCCGGGCTCCGGTTCGCCCGCGACGTGGAATCCGCTCATTGACAACGGCCCCGGAGCGCTGCCCGGATTCCGCTACTACTCGAACACTCACACCAACAGCCTGATTCCACTCTTTGCCAAAGGCGTCGGCAGTCCGTGGCTAATCGAGTTCGCGACCGGCAGCGATCCCGTCCGCGGCGCGTATCTCGACAACACCGACATTGCCCGCGTGGTCTTCGGCTACTACGATTGCACACTCAATGTCGAACTGCTCTCGTTCTCCGCCGAGTTCATGGGAGAGAGCATCGAGCTCCTCTGGACGACGGCCAGCGAACAGGACAACGACCGCTTCCTTCTCTCGCGTAATGGCGTGGTCATCGCGAGCGTTCCCAGTCGGGGCAATTCCGCCACGCTGCAGCACTACGAGTGGACCGACACCAATGTGCTTTCCGCAACAGAGTATCGTTACACGTTGACCGCCGTGGATATGGACGGCGCGCAATTCGAGCTGTCCGCGTCTACCGTCTCCACGACTCCCGGCGGCTCCGGGATCGCCCACGACTATGAACTCGGCCAGAACTATCCCAATCCCTTCAATGCCGTCACCAGCATTCCCTTCACACTTGCCGAGGGCGGCCGGGTTACGCTGAGAATCTACAGCACGACCGGACGGCTCGTTGCCACCGCCGCCGATCAGACCTTCGGCCCCGGCCGGCAGCACGTGAGTTTCGATGCCCGCGACCTTGCGAGCGGAGTATACATCTACTCCGTCGAATCCAACGGCTTCACCGCCCGGCGAAAGATGGTCCTGCTGCGATAG
- a CDS encoding T9SS type A sorting domain-containing protein: protein MKFLKINLIPTALAILLSTAPLAVADTTTVLTFNQEFINWVDPHVATFAFPEGGPLYSQITLRMEIGCPGSPGDCDPWDRLGQLHVRVPTSDSTYQRYEIARFITPYDITGGGGPGTCSWEFDVTDYQTLLHDSVTLSVYITTWIGGNRGWLITAVFEMIEGAPDPEPYLVTNLWDVGYLVYGDPDNPPESHIEPVAMVADESTEMIRVRVTCTGHGQGNTHNAAEFSQKWHCVWIGAADFQHDLWRDDCEHNTCSPQGGTWRYDRAGWCPGDKVEPWDNSYLDFSPGETIDFYYEIEPYENFCRPTNPECVSGVTCTDCNYNSTGHTEPNYCLMVQAIFYRTPLSSNPRERAGVPAEIELLQNYPNPFNPQTTIRFTLPSPGITRLAVYNTSGQQVARLVQDYLSAGPYEVTFDGSHLTSGVYFYTLDFRGTNTTRKLLLLK from the coding sequence ATGAAATTCTTGAAAATCAATTTGATACCAACGGCCCTTGCGATACTGCTCAGCACCGCGCCCCTTGCCGTGGCCGACACCACCACCGTCCTGACCTTTAATCAGGAGTTCATCAACTGGGTGGATCCCCACGTCGCCACCTTCGCCTTCCCCGAGGGCGGCCCGCTCTACTCGCAGATCACGCTGCGCATGGAGATCGGCTGCCCCGGTTCGCCCGGCGATTGCGACCCGTGGGATCGTCTTGGCCAGCTCCACGTACGCGTCCCGACCAGCGACAGCACCTACCAGCGCTATGAAATCGCCCGCTTCATTACTCCCTACGACATCACCGGCGGCGGCGGGCCGGGGACCTGTTCGTGGGAGTTCGACGTCACCGATTATCAAACACTCCTCCACGACAGCGTCACGCTCAGCGTTTACATCACGACGTGGATCGGCGGCAATCGCGGCTGGCTCATCACCGCCGTGTTCGAGATGATCGAGGGCGCGCCCGATCCGGAACCCTATCTTGTCACCAACCTGTGGGACGTCGGGTATCTGGTCTACGGCGATCCGGACAACCCGCCCGAAAGTCACATCGAGCCCGTGGCGATGGTAGCCGACGAATCCACCGAGATGATCAGAGTTCGCGTCACCTGCACCGGCCACGGGCAGGGCAACACTCACAACGCGGCCGAGTTCTCGCAGAAGTGGCACTGCGTGTGGATCGGCGCCGCCGATTTCCAGCACGATCTCTGGCGCGACGACTGCGAGCACAACACCTGCAGCCCGCAGGGCGGAACCTGGCGTTACGACCGCGCCGGCTGGTGTCCGGGCGATAAGGTAGAGCCGTGGGACAACTCCTACCTCGATTTCTCGCCCGGCGAGACGATAGATTTCTACTATGAAATCGAACCCTACGAGAACTTCTGCCGCCCCACCAATCCCGAATGTGTGAGCGGTGTGACCTGCACCGACTGCAACTACAACTCGACCGGCCACACCGAACCCAACTACTGCCTGATGGTGCAAGCGATTTTCTATCGCACGCCGCTTTCTTCCAACCCTCGCGAGCGGGCGGGGGTGCCCGCTGAGATCGAACTTCTGCAGAACTATCCCAATCCCTTCAATCCGCAGACGACCATTCGCTTCACGCTTCCGTCACCGGGAATCACGCGCCTCGCCGTGTACAACACCTCCGGGCAGCAGGTCGCGCGGCTCGTACAAGATTATCTCTCCGCCGGACCTTACGAAGTCACTTTCGACGGAAGCCATCTGACCAGCGGAGTGTATTTCTACACTCTCGATTTCCGCGGCACAAACACCACGCGCAAGCTGCTGCTGCTGAAATAG
- a CDS encoding mechanosensitive ion channel, which yields MFEVFTEKMAEMAGGYWPRLLAAIAVLVIGWLAALGVAGLVRSGLHRLKLDERMGKWLSGDGQPKPVRAERMVGRIVYYLLILLVFVAFFQTLSLTMAVVPINAMLAEVTAYLPNLIGAALLLILAWIMATILRAIVYKALTAAKIDERVTGAIDRDSGEPVALARPLSAAVYWVIFLLFLPAILGALALDGLLGPVQSMLTPALEFLPNLVSAALILLIGLFVAHLLRGIVTNVLAAAGVDKFSEKMGLSAAAGTRKLSGVIGLIVYILVLIPVLVGTLDALQLEALTRPASNMLDAILLALPNIFGAALLLVLAYIIGRVVAKLASELLTSIGFNSLLVKLGIGREPKAGERTLSEIAGTVILVAIMLFASLEALNLLYFNLAAGLLQQFLVFIGNVLLGVLIFTVGLYLANLAANALRSKETKYPALLPMVARLAILVMAGAMALRQAGLAAEIVVIAFGILVGAVAVAFAIAFGVGGVKFASQKIEEWLQSQQSGQPRT from the coding sequence GTGTTTGAAGTATTCACAGAGAAGATGGCGGAGATGGCCGGAGGTTACTGGCCACGGCTCCTGGCGGCGATTGCCGTGCTGGTTATCGGCTGGCTGGCCGCGCTGGGGGTGGCGGGGCTGGTACGGAGCGGCCTGCATCGTCTGAAGCTCGATGAACGCATGGGAAAATGGTTGTCCGGGGACGGACAGCCCAAGCCCGTCCGGGCCGAGCGGATGGTGGGGCGGATCGTGTACTACCTGCTCATCCTGCTGGTGTTCGTAGCCTTCTTCCAGACTCTCAGTCTAACCATGGCGGTGGTGCCTATCAATGCCATGCTCGCGGAGGTCACCGCCTATCTGCCGAACCTGATCGGCGCGGCACTGCTGCTGATCCTGGCCTGGATCATGGCAACCATTCTGCGGGCGATCGTCTACAAGGCGCTGACGGCGGCCAAAATTGATGAGCGCGTCACAGGAGCGATTGACCGCGACTCGGGGGAACCGGTGGCTCTCGCGCGGCCGCTGAGCGCGGCGGTGTACTGGGTGATCTTCCTGCTGTTCCTGCCGGCGATTCTGGGCGCGCTGGCCCTCGATGGACTGCTCGGGCCGGTGCAGAGCATGCTGACACCGGCGTTGGAATTCCTGCCCAATCTGGTCTCGGCGGCGCTGATCCTGCTCATCGGGCTTTTCGTTGCTCACCTGCTGCGCGGGATCGTGACCAACGTTCTGGCGGCGGCGGGCGTGGACAAGTTCAGCGAGAAGATGGGACTTAGCGCAGCGGCGGGCACCCGGAAGCTGTCGGGCGTCATCGGTCTGATCGTGTACATTCTGGTGTTGATTCCCGTTCTGGTGGGAACACTGGATGCCCTGCAACTGGAGGCGCTCACGCGGCCGGCTTCCAACATGCTGGATGCGATCCTGCTGGCTTTGCCGAACATCTTCGGCGCGGCGCTGTTGCTGGTTTTGGCCTATATCATCGGCCGCGTGGTGGCGAAATTGGCGTCCGAGTTGCTGACGAGCATCGGATTCAATTCGCTGCTCGTGAAGCTGGGCATCGGCCGCGAACCGAAAGCGGGCGAGCGCACGCTGTCCGAGATCGCCGGCACGGTGATTCTCGTAGCCATCATGCTGTTCGCCAGCTTGGAAGCTCTGAACCTCTTATACTTCAATCTGGCGGCGGGACTCTTGCAGCAATTCCTGGTGTTTATCGGCAACGTCCTTCTGGGTGTCTTGATCTTTACCGTCGGTTTGTATCTGGCTAATCTGGCGGCCAACGCGCTGCGTTCCAAAGAGACGAAATATCCGGCGCTGCTGCCGATGGTGGCGCGGCTTGCGATTCTGGTCATGGCGGGTGCGATGGCGCTACGTCAGGCGGGACTGGCCGCCGAAATCGTGGTGATCGCATTCGGTATTTTAGTCGGCGCGGTGGCGGTGGCGTTTGCCATTGCCTTCGGCGTGGGCGGAGTCAAGTTCGCGTCCCAGAAAATCGAAGAATGGCTCCAATCTCAACAGTCCGGTCAGCCTCGAACGTAA
- the nth gene encoding endonuclease III has protein sequence MPSSSIKKRAQRVTEILFETYPQATCALNHQGAFELAIATILSAQCTDERVNIVTRDLFKKYRSPRAFADANPAELEEDIRSTGFFRNKAKSIIGFSKAIHEEFGGKVPKDMEELIKLPGIGRKTANVILGTAYGLATGVVVDTHVSRLTRRMELSEEKSPEKIEHDLMELIPQDDWILFSHAMIWHGRKICNARKPKCSECPLDKDCPKTGVEDSE, from the coding sequence ATGCCATCATCTTCCATTAAGAAGCGCGCGCAGCGCGTGACGGAAATCCTGTTCGAGACCTATCCCCAAGCGACCTGCGCACTGAATCATCAAGGCGCGTTCGAACTCGCCATTGCCACCATTCTCTCCGCGCAGTGCACCGACGAACGGGTGAACATAGTCACCCGCGATCTGTTCAAAAAGTACCGCTCACCACGCGCCTTCGCCGATGCGAATCCCGCCGAACTCGAAGAAGACATCCGCTCCACGGGATTCTTCCGCAACAAAGCCAAATCAATTATCGGATTCTCGAAAGCGATCCATGAAGAGTTCGGTGGCAAGGTTCCCAAGGACATGGAGGAGCTCATCAAGCTTCCGGGAATCGGAAGGAAAACCGCCAACGTGATTCTCGGAACCGCCTACGGACTTGCCACCGGCGTCGTCGTGGACACGCACGTCTCGCGGCTGACCCGCCGTATGGAACTCTCCGAGGAAAAAAGCCCGGAAAAGATCGAACACGATCTAATGGAACTCATTCCACAGGATGATTGGATTCTCTTCAGTCACGCGATGATCTGGCACGGCCGCAAAATCTGCAACGCCCGCAAACCCAAGTGTTCCGAGTGTCCGCTCGATAAAGACTGTCCGAAAACCGGAGTGGAAGACAGTGAATGA
- a CDS encoding T9SS type A sorting domain-containing protein: MTTFSFSSAARRFCVSVFLLLLAHAASAQWGNFSIDTLEIPTILQRHTNLESLEIDDSGFLHAVWTSERTGPTGGKWILYNTTRPNGQWQPTPDTVNTSQQIAFTPVLAVLPESGVPVVAFEANSELISALLSGGEWSHQTTAAEPIFLCCPTIDVDDGGMVHLAWIGEEPFVDLYHIAYMRVIWGADPQLLLGTNLGMFGLGADPKLAVSPEGIAHITYRGGGYEDYHIEHACNSAPGDTNWTIEGLFTPNQEDLSSDIALDGYDIHVAIGGDNGWGMPGHVYYMQKPGGGTWSPPEFVTGRMSAVNPTMALDGNGTPHMLVMATSGNLYTGFVHYFVRQASDNWLGYALIGEDHFNPCLRIGPDGYGHAVMNTGGNTSIYGVLHLRSETPLANVPQISISPDTLRFGFVQVGSDSTLLLTIANTGTAPLAIDTAFCSFGFSAQFVHFPFQIQPGEQVQPGITFFPGMPREYNGVCEIRHNGPGGVTLAPLHGTGVIGQAPGPFSRLLPADSSHDPWYEFPSVQFVWSNSIDPDGTPVTYALQVWSPDYAEYNEVFVTADTSQLVEIPVPVLDEIFTFYWRVHATDGHWITEAENGTGVFFLDIAHADIEPETIAREYGLTAYPNPFNPVTTIAASLPRATEVRLAIYDVQGRRIRVLRDEPMTAGTHRISFDGSALPTGVYFARLEAANIVRTEKLLLLK, from the coding sequence ATGACAACGTTCTCTTTTTCATCGGCCGCGAGACGCTTCTGCGTGAGCGTCTTCCTGCTCCTGCTCGCCCATGCCGCATCCGCGCAGTGGGGCAATTTTTCCATTGACACGCTGGAAATCCCGACCATTCTCCAGCGACACACCAATCTCGAATCGCTGGAGATTGACGACAGCGGTTTCCTGCATGCCGTGTGGACGTCGGAACGCACCGGTCCCACGGGCGGGAAGTGGATTCTGTATAACACCACCCGCCCGAACGGCCAGTGGCAGCCAACGCCGGATACGGTCAACACGTCCCAGCAGATCGCCTTCACTCCGGTGCTGGCCGTGCTGCCCGAATCGGGAGTTCCGGTCGTCGCCTTCGAGGCGAACTCGGAACTCATTAGCGCCCTGCTCTCGGGAGGCGAGTGGAGTCATCAGACTACCGCCGCCGAACCGATCTTTCTCTGCTGTCCCACGATTGACGTGGACGATGGCGGGATGGTTCATCTGGCGTGGATCGGCGAAGAACCGTTCGTGGATTTGTACCACATCGCCTACATGCGGGTCATCTGGGGAGCCGATCCGCAGCTCTTGCTGGGCACCAATCTGGGCATGTTCGGACTCGGTGCCGATCCCAAACTGGCGGTCTCGCCCGAGGGAATCGCCCACATCACCTATCGCGGCGGTGGCTACGAAGACTATCACATCGAGCACGCCTGCAACAGTGCGCCGGGCGACACCAATTGGACCATTGAGGGTCTGTTCACTCCCAATCAGGAGGACCTGTCGTCCGATATCGCTCTGGACGGCTACGACATTCACGTGGCAATCGGCGGAGATAACGGGTGGGGAATGCCGGGTCACGTATACTACATGCAGAAACCGGGAGGAGGAACCTGGTCACCGCCAGAGTTCGTGACCGGTCGGATGAGCGCCGTCAATCCTACGATGGCTCTCGATGGCAACGGCACTCCCCATATGTTGGTCATGGCCACCAGCGGAAATCTCTACACCGGCTTCGTCCACTACTTCGTACGGCAAGCTTCCGATAACTGGCTGGGATACGCATTGATCGGCGAAGACCATTTCAATCCCTGCCTGCGCATCGGCCCGGACGGCTACGGCCACGCCGTGATGAACACCGGCGGCAACACGAGCATCTACGGAGTGCTTCACCTTCGCAGCGAGACTCCGCTGGCCAATGTTCCGCAGATTTCGATCTCGCCGGATACGCTTCGCTTCGGCTTTGTCCAGGTCGGTTCGGATTCCACGCTGCTCCTGACGATTGCCAACACCGGCACCGCTCCGCTCGCGATTGACACGGCCTTCTGTTCGTTCGGGTTCTCGGCCCAGTTTGTTCATTTTCCCTTCCAGATTCAGCCCGGCGAGCAGGTTCAGCCGGGAATCACGTTTTTCCCGGGAATGCCCCGCGAATACAACGGCGTGTGCGAGATCCGGCACAACGGTCCGGGAGGAGTCACGCTCGCGCCGCTGCACGGAACGGGCGTTATCGGTCAGGCTCCCGGCCCGTTTTCGCGCCTTCTGCCCGCCGACAGCAGCCATGATCCGTGGTACGAGTTTCCCAGCGTTCAGTTCGTCTGGTCGAACTCGATAGATCCGGATGGCACTCCCGTCACCTATGCGCTGCAGGTGTGGTCGCCCGACTATGCGGAGTACAATGAAGTGTTCGTGACCGCCGATACCAGCCAGCTCGTGGAAATTCCGGTTCCGGTCTTGGATGAGATTTTCACATTCTATTGGCGGGTGCATGCCACCGACGGCCACTGGATCACCGAGGCCGAAAACGGCACCGGCGTGTTCTTCCTCGACATCGCCCATGCGGACATCGAACCGGAAACGATCGCGCGCGAATATGGGTTGACGGCTTATCCCAATCCGTTCAATCCCGTCACCACGATTGCCGCTTCCCTGCCGCGGGCGACGGAAGTGCGGCTCGCGATCTACGATGTGCAGGGACGGCGGATCCGCGTGCTTCGTGACGAACCGATGACCGCCGGAACGCATCGCATCTCCTTCGACGGTAGCGCTTTGCCGACCGGCGTGTACTTCGCCCGACTCGAAGCGGCGAATATCGTCCGCACCGAGAAGTTACTCTTGCTGAAGTAA
- a CDS encoding T9SS type A sorting domain-containing protein, with the protein MKRTFALTILLAVAALALAQTQPPQTMINVNEQLAPWRAYYDSQAEWPRAHGWKPFKRYEWDMLQRSWPDGLVPAGAYWQALEQRGRMPRMTLDEPWTNLGPYNHGGRTRVIRFHPNNPMVMFAGAVSGGLWKSTDGGESWLPFSDQLSNLAVGCFEMDPTNPDVMYLGTGEGYFNGDAVLGIGLLKSTNAGQSWNPTALSWNYGAGRSVLKLNIDPRNGQIVLASTNDSLYRSINGGQSFARVLSGNINELKRDPQNPDILLCGAGYPWGNIQNGVYRSTDNGINWTRTSTGLPNANSIGRIVLAFYPANSQVVYAGVCGSFSYNSSQMIAIFRSLDNGLTWTQMTTTGTNHYASQGWYDMAIAVKPDESNMIFSSGLDLYRSTNSGTTWRQLSRWHYDFGHPDYIHADHHEIVFHPTNTNELWEVTDGGIFKSVDLGENWVEKSNGYVTFQYYAMGNATLDTALAYGGTQDNGTFRWAGSPDHDPIYGGDGGYCVVDYTNNNTIYVEWQNGHRYRSDNAGQNFSDINPGIDGDGPWVTPMVLDPFDHLTIYTTTANGSVWKSPNQGRNGNWQTIGQSLGGNMQVLEVSETVPGRLYLGTSSAVYRYDSGTNLWTNVTGNLPGAWVTRVVPDPFDPNIVYVTLSGFGTGHVWKSTNAGGAWQNISGNLPDVPFQDVVVDRSEPSTLYAGGDIGVYVTTNGGQTWAILGEGLPAARVDDMDLQRVTGVLRIATHGRGMWEVPTGGANLALFYPNGGETLPLGENIIFRWSGVSFGGTVTIEINRSYPSASWSPLFTSTANDGQQAWTVTGPEAEHVRFRIAHNTITGETDTSNTDSRISSPALTLLWPNGGETILTGRRDTVRFGRLLVSEILRLELNRDYPNGAWELLSDNVWEDSAVQWTVQLPASENARLRLTSSERPELADESDAGFTIRAPQMTIESPNGGEQLPVGTPTLIRWSAAEHVGTLRIQLNRSYPGGAWETISANTVNDGEYTWAPTAPASAQCRIRLQTPFDFQTYVESAGDFSITILAADDAPELPTRFALSEPHPNPFNPATQITLSLPARTEVIARVYNRLGQVVALLADGELEPGEHTLTFDGSDLPSGLYFLRITAYDQTRMMKAVLIK; encoded by the coding sequence ATGAAACGCACTTTCGCACTCACAATCCTGCTGGCGGTCGCGGCTCTCGCGCTTGCGCAGACGCAGCCGCCGCAGACGATGATTAACGTGAACGAGCAGCTCGCACCGTGGCGGGCCTACTATGACTCGCAAGCCGAATGGCCGCGCGCGCACGGCTGGAAACCGTTCAAACGCTACGAATGGGACATGCTGCAGCGGAGCTGGCCGGACGGACTGGTTCCCGCCGGAGCCTACTGGCAGGCTCTCGAACAGCGCGGTCGTATGCCACGCATGACCCTCGACGAGCCGTGGACCAACCTCGGCCCCTACAACCACGGCGGACGCACCCGCGTGATCCGCTTTCATCCCAATAACCCAATGGTGATGTTCGCGGGAGCCGTGAGCGGCGGACTCTGGAAATCCACCGACGGCGGCGAATCGTGGCTGCCGTTCTCCGATCAGCTCAGCAATCTGGCGGTCGGCTGCTTCGAGATGGATCCCACGAATCCCGATGTCATGTATCTGGGTACCGGCGAAGGCTACTTCAACGGCGACGCCGTCTTGGGAATCGGACTCCTCAAGAGCACCAACGCGGGCCAGTCGTGGAATCCGACCGCCCTGAGCTGGAACTACGGCGCGGGAAGATCCGTGCTCAAACTGAACATTGACCCGCGCAACGGTCAGATCGTACTCGCGTCCACGAATGACAGTCTCTATCGTTCGATCAACGGCGGCCAGTCCTTCGCCAGAGTTCTGAGCGGCAACATCAACGAGCTCAAACGCGACCCGCAGAATCCCGATATTCTGCTGTGCGGCGCGGGCTATCCGTGGGGAAATATCCAGAACGGAGTCTATCGCTCGACCGACAACGGTATAAACTGGACGCGAACCTCCACCGGCTTGCCCAACGCGAACTCCATCGGCCGCATCGTGCTCGCGTTCTATCCCGCCAATTCGCAGGTGGTGTACGCGGGCGTGTGCGGGTCGTTCAGCTACAACAGCTCGCAAATGATTGCGATCTTCCGCTCGCTGGACAACGGCCTGACCTGGACGCAGATGACGACGACGGGGACCAACCACTACGCTTCGCAGGGCTGGTACGACATGGCCATCGCCGTCAAGCCCGATGAATCGAACATGATCTTCTCGTCGGGGCTCGATCTCTACCGTTCGACGAACTCGGGAACGACCTGGCGGCAGCTTTCGCGCTGGCACTACGACTTCGGACATCCCGACTATATTCACGCCGATCACCACGAGATCGTATTCCATCCCACCAACACCAACGAGCTGTGGGAAGTGACCGACGGCGGAATCTTCAAGTCCGTGGATCTCGGTGAGAACTGGGTGGAGAAGAGCAACGGCTATGTGACGTTCCAATACTACGCGATGGGCAACGCCACGCTGGACACCGCTCTGGCCTACGGCGGAACGCAGGACAACGGCACGTTCCGCTGGGCGGGCAGCCCCGACCATGATCCGATCTATGGCGGCGACGGCGGCTACTGCGTGGTGGACTACACCAACAACAACACCATCTACGTCGAATGGCAGAACGGCCACCGCTACCGCAGCGACAACGCCGGACAGAATTTTTCGGACATCAATCCCGGTATTGACGGCGACGGGCCGTGGGTGACGCCGATGGTGCTCGATCCCTTCGATCATCTGACCATCTACACCACCACCGCCAACGGCTCGGTATGGAAGTCTCCCAATCAGGGCCGAAACGGCAATTGGCAGACCATCGGCCAGTCCCTTGGGGGAAACATGCAGGTCTTGGAAGTTTCGGAGACCGTTCCCGGACGGCTGTATCTGGGAACGAGCAGCGCGGTCTATCGCTACGACAGCGGCACCAATCTCTGGACGAACGTGACCGGGAATCTACCGGGCGCGTGGGTGACGCGGGTGGTGCCCGATCCGTTCGATCCCAATATCGTGTACGTCACGCTGTCGGGCTTCGGCACCGGTCACGTCTGGAAATCCACCAACGCGGGCGGAGCGTGGCAGAACATCTCGGGCAATCTCCCCGACGTGCCGTTTCAGGACGTGGTGGTGGATCGCAGCGAGCCGTCCACGCTCTACGCGGGCGGAGACATCGGAGTCTACGTGACCACCAACGGCGGCCAGACCTGGGCGATTCTCGGCGAAGGCCTGCCCGCCGCACGGGTGGACGATATGGACCTGCAGCGCGTGACGGGAGTGTTGCGCATTGCCACCCACGGCCGCGGAATGTGGGAAGTCCCCACCGGCGGCGCGAACCTCGCCCTCTTCTATCCCAATGGCGGCGAGACCCTCCCGTTGGGAGAGAATATTATTTTCCGCTGGAGCGGAGTGTCGTTCGGCGGAACCGTGACCATCGAGATCAACCGCAGCTATCCATCCGCGAGTTGGAGTCCATTGTTCACGTCCACCGCCAACGACGGCCAGCAAGCGTGGACGGTGACCGGGCCGGAGGCGGAGCACGTTCGCTTCCGCATCGCGCACAACACCATCACCGGCGAGACCGACACCTCCAATACCGACTCGCGGATTTCCTCGCCTGCGCTCACGCTGCTCTGGCCGAACGGCGGCGAAACGATCCTCACCGGCCGCCGGGATACGGTGCGCTTCGGGCGGCTTCTGGTCTCCGAAATCCTCCGGCTGGAACTGAATCGTGATTATCCGAATGGAGCGTGGGAATTGCTCTCGGACAACGTTTGGGAGGATTCCGCCGTGCAATGGACGGTGCAACTTCCGGCCTCCGAAAACGCGCGGCTGCGGCTGACCTCCAGCGAGCGCCCCGAGCTTGCCGACGAATCGGACGCCGGTTTCACGATCCGCGCCCCGCAAATGACGATTGAGTCTCCGAATGGCGGCGAGCAGCTTCCGGTGGGAACGCCGACGCTCATTCGCTGGTCGGCCGCCGAGCACGTGGGAACGCTGCGGATTCAATTGAACCGCTCCTATCCCGGCGGCGCGTGGGAAACGATTTCGGCCAACACCGTAAACGACGGCGAATACACGTGGGCGCCGACCGCTCCCGCTTCCGCTCAGTGCCGGATTCGGCTTCAGACGCCGTTCGATTTCCAGACCTACGTGGAAAGCGCGGGCGATTTTTCGATTACGATTCTGGCGGCGGACGACGCTCCCGAGTTGCCGACGCGGTTTGCGCTGAGCGAACCGCATCCCAATCCGTTCAATCCGGCGACGCAGATCACTCTGTCGCTGCCCGCGCGCACCGAAGTCATCGCCCGCGTCTATAACCGCCTCGGGCAGGTGGTGGCGCTGTTGGCCGACGGCGAACTCGAACCGGGCGAGCACACGCTGACCTTCGACGGCAGCGATCTTCCCAGCGGGCTGTACTTCCTCCGCATCACCGCCTACGACCAGACGCGGATGATGAAGGCGGTACTGATCAAGTAG
- a CDS encoding DUF4393 domain-containing protein, translated as MNGSVGGKEIRDTVDAIKGLAEAFPVYQDLLQPSVCEVGTTLHKTVKAALVPIHAIVWSCERVAGFIESKVTEKLAKVPPDRIITPSPLVAGPAIEALRFAGVDENLREMFATLLATSMDSRTAVAAHPCFVEIIKNLSPDEAKIIHLFARDSEGLLPVIDLNAGSKKKSAHTAVLQDFSLIGHESGCERPDLAPTYLKNLERLGLVEIQSKWIYDLTVYRPLEESNDLQPFIQSIESTPGRNVQIVQKSVAVTNLGYDFCFACVWEHSEYKGRPITLEHDD; from the coding sequence ATGAATGGTAGTGTTGGAGGCAAGGAGATTCGTGATACTGTAGATGCCATAAAAGGGTTGGCAGAGGCATTTCCCGTCTACCAAGACCTTCTGCAACCGAGCGTTTGCGAGGTAGGTACTACGCTCCACAAAACAGTCAAGGCTGCTCTTGTACCAATTCATGCCATCGTGTGGAGTTGTGAACGAGTGGCTGGTTTCATTGAGTCCAAGGTTACTGAGAAGTTGGCCAAAGTACCGCCTGACAGGATTATCACTCCCAGCCCGCTTGTGGCAGGACCAGCAATTGAAGCTCTGCGCTTCGCTGGCGTGGACGAAAATCTTAGAGAAATGTTCGCGACGCTACTGGCTACTTCCATGGATTCAAGGACGGCTGTTGCGGCTCATCCATGCTTTGTGGAAATCATCAAGAACCTTTCGCCTGATGAAGCCAAAATCATCCATCTATTTGCTCGAGACTCAGAAGGGCTTCTCCCAGTCATTGATCTCAATGCTGGGTCTAAGAAAAAGTCGGCTCATACAGCGGTACTCCAAGACTTTTCCTTGATTGGGCACGAATCCGGATGCGAAAGACCTGACTTGGCGCCTACTTATCTGAAGAATCTTGAACGGCTAGGCTTGGTGGAAATACAGAGTAAGTGGATATATGATCTGACTGTATATAGACCCCTGGAAGAATCAAACGATCTCCAACCTTTTATACAATCAATTGAATCAACGCCAGGGCGCAATGTTCAAATCGTGCAAAAATCGGTGGCGGTGACAAACCTCGGATACGACTTTTGTTTCGCTTGCGTGTGGGAACATTCCGAGTACAAGGGGCGCCCAATAACATTAGAGCACGACGATTGA